One part of the Candidatus Nealsonbacteria bacterium genome encodes these proteins:
- a CDS encoding DNA gyrase subunit A produces GIRGIRLKKPTVHTQGDEVIGMEVIDEKSMQNQLLVVSELGFGKKTDLKEYRLQGRGGSGIKTAKVNSKTGNLVGSQILTGQEEDLIVISQKGQVIRIKVSSISKLSRATQGVRIMRLDSGDRVASTACV; encoded by the coding sequence AGGCATCCGGGGAATAAGATTAAAAAAGCCTACTGTTCACACACAGGGAGATGAAGTGATTGGCATGGAAGTAATTGACGAGAAATCCATGCAAAATCAGTTATTAGTGGTAAGCGAACTGGGTTTTGGCAAGAAAACCGATTTAAAAGAATATAGATTGCAAGGAAGAGGAGGGAGCGGAATTAAAACCGCCAAAGTTAATTCCAAAACCGGAAACTTGGTAGGCTCCCAAATATTAACAGGCCAAGAAGAAGATTTAATAGTTATTTCCCAAAAAGGACAGGTTATCAGGATTAAAGTTTCTTCGATTTCTAAGTTAAGCCGGGCTACCCAGGGAGTCAGAATCATGAGGTTAGATTCTGGTGACAGAGTAGCTTCCACGGCCTGCGTTT